CACTACATTAAACAGGAAGTATTACAAATTTTAGTTGTTTATAGATTAATATTATCAGTTTAGATGCTATTAACTATCTACAGCTATCCTCACTAATGTTAGTCACAGTTGATGCATGCTTGCGTCAGAGTAGTATAAATCTGGTGAGGcaatatatgaaaaatgaagaaataaGATGCAACGGCAATAAGTATAGTACAGAAGACATATTTGAAACAGTTATTAAAGCAATTCGTAATGCTATTCAACGCCGTGTTGGTGCATCACAGAATTGTAATGGCGTGCTCACTTTTGAGGATATTTTTAGAGATGGAAAGGGCTCGATTTCTATTCAGGACCCACCCACACAGGCTCaggaaaatataattttgagCTTAATTAAGGTTATTTTTCACTCGACTTCTACAGACCCACAATTctttttaaaaatatccACACATGACAACATGATTCTTAGTCTATTTGTAAAGGTTGTATATCTTAACAAACATGATGAGCTAGACGACTTAAAGTTAGATAACGTGGGATTACATGAGATAAACCATATGGTAAACCAAATATTAACCAATCAAGTATTGAAACACACTCAACCAATAGATAAAGTGAACGATAATGATAGATTCGAAatttatttctatattttaGCGGCTGAGAATCATAATGAGCAAGAAAAATTGCTCACAACGGAATTCGATAAATTTAGTATCGTAGATTCCTATTCTAACGATGACGAATCAACCTATAATGAATTTTCCTTAGATCAAAATTCTTcttatgaaaaaaatgctCGACAAACTCAATCCATCGCGCATAAAGTTATTCTACCTTGCCCAGAACTAGAAGGTGTTTGGGagaatttatattataacaaagatatcaaaataaaGTTATTGAATTACTCTACTGCATCACTCAGATTAGCCTGGTATCTTGAGACCACCTCATCAAGTACTGATGTTGTTAATGAGATGATAAGTGCCAACAATAAAATGATACTACTTCATGGTCCTCCGGGTACGGGAAAAACTACCCTGTGTAAGGCGTTATGTAACAAACTTGCTATTCGAATGGCTAAAACAAAGAACTGTGTTGTTATAGACCAAGGATCATTACTGTACGAGTTATCTTGTAGTCGTGTGTTTTCACGTTGGTTTGGGGAGTCCTCTAAAAATATAACGCAGCTTTTCCGAGACATCGAGGCTGATATAATAACGGCTAACAAACATAATAATTTTGTGTTTCTTTTAATTGATGAAGTAGAAACAATCGCAACTTCAAGGATCAATTTATCCAATAAAAACGAAGCTTCTGATTCTGTAAGGGTAGTTAACAGTTTATTGACACATCTGGATAAACTTAAACGCTACCCCAATTTTTTAGTCTTGGCCACTTCCAACTTACTCGAGACTCTTGACACTGCCTTTGTAGACAGGGCTGATGGAGTTTTTTTCATAGGAAATCCAACATCAAAGGAGCTAAAATATATGATAAATTCCTCAATTGATAAGTTAATAAAAACAGGAGTTATAGTGGATCAAGATTCCTACAATTTGAGAAAATACGATGATGTTTTACAATTATTGGCAACTTTTTGTGAAGTATGTATAAAGAAGACAACACATCCCACCTACCTGAGCAATTATTGTTGTTCATATATCTGAGTATTTTACTAACAATTAACTTACCGTCCATTAACTCAAAAtggtaaataaaaatagaaacacAAATTTAATGGCCGAACGCTCAAGAAAATGCCAATATTATGCTTATCAGAGTATGCACATACATTTCCTGTGACAATGTGTACGTTTATTCTTGCATTTGCATCGATCATAGTTAAATGCTCTTCCAAATCCACCCAGTGAGTATAATTAAGGTGAAGGCTTATGCTTGACGCGAAAAGCATTATTTGAAGTCACTTCCAGGGAAAATGACTTACTCCGTAGTTTCTTCAGAGTGGTATTTTGTCCATATTAAATTTGTTAAAGCAGTATGAAATTTAATATAGTGGGGGTCTGAGGGGTCCCACGCAATGCCATTAACACCTTTAAATCACTCATTCAATGGCTAactttcctttcttttttgttcttctacTCTTTACCTCAATGCTGCAGTCATTTGCTGCACAAGGCTGACTTTATAAcgatttgaaaaaaaattttagtTCAAATGTCAAAGTTCTAAGGCTGATGATGTGCGCAAGCTGTGCTGCCCTCATTTCATTTATAAACGACATAACTTACCTTACTACTCGGGGATCAATAACTGCAATCCTTATATAAAATTCTAGAATTGTATAATATTGGATCAAAAAATAGAGGAACTTTCACTTTAAAAAGCAAGGTATTACAATTGCCATACTGGAGGTCCTGCGGCATATTAAAGGATAAGATAAGTTTGGGTTACTGATTTGTAATCCTATAAGCTATTATTTAATACACCAACACATATGACTACAATTATAGCAGCGTTGGCACTCCTGCCATATGTCAGCGCGACAACAACTACCACTACCAACACTACGAATGATATTCCAGCTTCACATTTCGGATCTTTTGCCATGGCTGTCGCCATGATCGGTCTATCTGAAATAGGTGACAAGACTTTCTTAATTGCAGCCCTAATGGCTATGCGCCATGCTCGTCTGCTGGTGTTTACTGCCGCAGCTATTTCATTAACCATCATGACAGTTTTGTCAGGATTCTTGGGGCACACATTTGTATCTCTAATCCCAGAGAGCTATACAACATTTCTAGCTGGTATTTTGTTCCTAGTCTTTGCTTATAAACTATTGATAGAAGGTCTAGAAATGTCAAAAGATGCTGgtgttgaagaagaaatgacagaagttgaagaagaaattgctaTCTCAACAATGAATGAAAAGATGGATGATATCGAAGGCGGTTCAGGAAAGGGTAAATATACTGATGCCGCATCTGGCCCAGTCAATCAAGTGAAGCAACtattttcaaaagtatTTTCTCCAATTTGGgtttctatatttttaatgGTATTCCTTGGTGAGCTAGGTGACCGTTCTCAAATCAGTATCATCGCAATGGCCACTGATAACGACTACTGGTATGTTATCGCTGGTGGTGTCATGGGTCATTGTATCTGTACCGGTATTGCCGTCCTCGGAGGAAAACTACTAGCGACAAAGATCAGTATGAGAACTATCACCTTGAGCAGTGCTGTTCTTTTCCTGATCTTTGGTATTATGTACATCTACCATGCTTTCCACTACTAAAACAATCCTTCATATTTCCGATAATTGCTACGAACAGCATCCTAATGTCCGACATCGTTCCAAAGACCATCTagttcatttttttattgtaatATAAGTTTATAGACAAAACCCATTTCAATCACTTATTCATACAGCAATATTTTATATCCAAATATCATGGTTCATCTCAGGTAAGAAAATAATCAATCGTCCAACTTGTCCTGCATTATCTTCCGTCTCAGTATTCTCTTAATAGCTTCATCggttttcttcttcaacaaatcCAACTGCGGTTGCAATTGAGCTTTGAAATCCGCGGTTTCTGATCCATTCTGTTCTAATATATGCTGCTCATCGTCAGCTAGCTCTTCCTGTTCAGAATTCACTTCCTCTACTAGTTGGCCTTCGTCTTTCACCTGCGAATCTTCCACATTTTGTTCGATGACCTCATCTCTGGGTAGAATGCTATTAGAAGTAGCAATATTACGCAATTGATCCAATCTCCTCTGTCTTTCCTCAGCCTGCTGTTTTAACAGAGACATTGCCACTATAGaatgttatatatataattttgttCAGAGATGGACTAACCAGAAGGGAAAAAAATCCGTCGCAACATTACTGCACCCTAATAGTGTTAAAACCCACTAAACAATGGAAATATTTCACTCCACAACTAAGCTCAAAGTCAATTCCCCCAGTCAATAACCAGATTGGTAGAAATTCCCAGTActttgatgataatgacaTTTGCTGATGACAATTACAAGAGCAGAGAATGATCTCTTCCACCCGATATAGTAGTTTGTGATAACAGGAGCAGTAGAATACTAGATACAATTACTTCTGTATATTAGATAGCGGGGCAAGCAATTACACATGGCTCATTGATTGCTTGATATGAAGTGTGCACCATATACTAGGTTATATAGTACTATGTGAGCTGACTATCCCAATATATGATGGCCCACTATACACTCTTTACATCATGTGACTTATGAATCATGAGATACATCCTCACAACCGTCAAGTATTACAAATTAATATGTGACTGTCTCCATTTAGACACCCGTACACCCACAAAATTAAATACCTCAATGTTTCTGTTGTGTTTGTCCATTTTGCAGTGGACAGGTGgatattttcaataaatttccTATTAAAGTAATTAATGTCTATATAGTTTTCCACATTTCACGGATAGACCATAACACGCTCtagttttttgaaaaatttcaacGGCAAGCTGTAACTACTCCAATGGTTGGGTGCCAATGAGCAGCATTCATGCTACGATGTGCGCGATTCTGCGATGCCCTTTGGTCTCTCAACTTTCTACAGGTAGTGGGCGGTTATTCTATCTCAATATATCTTGATTGTGTTCAGTTTGTATAATTTGGTATAGTACAAGTCTTAACCTCTCTTCTTTTTAACTCATTCTTAGTTGTAACGACAAGAAAAGTACTGATCAAAGATGCCAAGTATGTGCTAATATGGACACCACTCTAAAGTGGAATAACTGAAAATGAGAATTGCACTTATATGAGGAAATGAattgagaaattgaaaaattgaataaatgagaaattgaaatgaaatataGAGGTGCTCGGGTCCCTCTCATGAAACGATTTGATTTGATATGAATACCATTGAGGAATATGAATATACTATCCGCAATATAGCTTACACCTTCACTAAGAGACTTGTTTCTAGAAGAATGTTTCTGATTACACACTACTGTACACAGTACGCTAAATTCCCGACACTTTAGTCGTACTATCATCTTAATAGCATGGGcctatttttcttctcgGGAGAATTGAGGTTCTTTTAGCTTCCAAGATGACTATGGTAGTGTAATCTGCCTCTGTATGTTACCACTTTTGGTTATGTACATAGTACTGAATGTTcacttgaaaaatttagAATCATAGTGTAAAGGTGATACTAGCTGTTTTGCGATTTGTAATTTGTTTCCTAGTATATGGTATTTAATCGTCTTAGTCTTTCATGGGTGTAGAAATCGTTTTGGATCCGTAGTATATGAATTCATGATATATGGTTATAAATCCATAGCAAGTTGAAATTCATCACTTCTGTAGTCATCGTTGAAGCTATTTCTTGGAGATTTCGAACCTCAATCACGACACACATATTTTACTGTGCAGTTATTACTCATTTTCCTGAGATATATTTCCATGGATCAAGTTTACTAACAGTTAATGCCTTTTCGAAAATAAAGCTATGTTTTATGAGGTACATTGGTTGATTTGTAACGTTTGTTGCGGATACGATCTACACTACACATTTAGCATAAAAGAAgttaatttttgaaaactgAAATAAATACAGGAGCCCCAAGAACTTACTCTAAGACCTACTCTACCCCAAAGAGACCTTACGAATCTTCTCGTTTGGACGCTGAATTGAAGCTTGCTGGTGAATTCGgtttgaagaacaagagaGAAATTTACAGAATTTCTTTCCAATTGTCCAAGATCAGAAGAGCTGCTAGAGATCTTTTGACCAGAGACGAAAAGGACCCAAAGAGATTGTTCGAAGGTAATGCTTTGATCAGAAGATTGGTGAGAATCGGTGTCTTGTCCGaagacaagaagaagttggaTTATGTCTTGGCTTTGAAGATTGAAGATTTCTTGGAAAGAAGATTGCAAACTCAAGTTTACAAGCTAGGTTTGGCCAAGTCTGTTCACCACGCTAGAGTCTTGATCACTCAAAGACACATTGCTGTTGGTAAGCAAATCGTCAACATCCCATCTTTCATGGTCAGATTGGACTCTGAGAAGCACATTGACTTCGCTCCAACTTCTCCATTCGGTGGTGCCAGACCAGGTAGAGTTGCTAGAAAGAACTCCGGTAAGGCCTCcgaaggtggtgacgatgcCGCTGAAGAAGCTGACGAAGAGTAAATTaattgaaaagaacaaTCTGATATAGacgatttttttta
This is a stretch of genomic DNA from Nakaseomyces glabratus chromosome M, complete sequence. It encodes these proteins:
- the PCH2 gene encoding Pch2p (CAGL0M06435g~Ortholog(s) have ATPase activity, role in meiotic DNA double-strand break formation, meiotic recombination checkpoint, reciprocal meiotic recombination and nucleolus localization), whose amino-acid sequence is MLVTVDACLRQSSINLVRQYMKNEEIRCNGNKYSTEDIFETVIKAIRNAIQRRVGASQNCNGVLTFEDIFRDGKGSISIQDPPTQAQENIILSLIKVIFHSTSTDPQFFLKISTHDNMILSLFVKVVYLNKHDELDDLKLDNVGLHEINHMVNQILTNQVLKHTQPIDKVNDNDRFEIYFYILAAENHNEQEKLLTTEFDKFSIVDSYSNDDESTYNEFSLDQNSSYEKNARQTQSIAHKVILPCPELEGVWENLYYNKDIKIKLLNYSTASLRLAWYLETTSSSTDVVNEMISANNKMILLHGPPGTGKTTLCKALCNKLAIRMAKTKNCVVIDQGSLLYELSCSRVFSRWFGESSKNITQLFRDIEADIITANKHNNFVFLLIDEVETIATSRINLSNKNEASDSVRVVNSLLTHLDKLKRYPNFLVLATSNLLETLDTAFVDRADGVFFIGNPTSKELKYMINSSIDKLIKTGVIVDQDSYNLRKYDDVLQLLATFCEVCIKKTTHPTYLSNYCCSYI
- the GDT1 gene encoding putative ribosome biosynthesis protein GDT1 (CAGL0M06457g~Ortholog(s) have calcium ion transmembrane transporter activity and role in Golgi calcium ion homeostasis, calcium ion transmembrane transport, hyphal growth); amino-acid sequence: MTTIIAALALLPYVSATTTTTTNTTNDIPASHFGSFAMAVAMIGLSEIGDKTFLIAALMAMRHARLLVFTAAAISLTIMTVLSGFLGHTFVSLIPESYTTFLAGILFLVFAYKLLIEGLEMSKDAGVEEEMTEVEEEIAISTMNEKMDDIEGGSGKGKYTDAASGPVNQVKQLFSKVFSPIWVSIFLMVFLGELGDRSQISIIAMATDNDYWYVIAGGVMGHCICTGIAVLGGKLLATKISMRTITLSSAVLFLIFGIMYIYHAFHY
- the NTC20 gene encoding Ntc20p (CAGL0M06479g~Ortholog(s) have role in mRNA splicing, via spliceosome and Prp19 complex, U2-type catalytic step 1 spliceosome localization), translated to MSLLKQQAEERQRRLDQLRNIATSNSILPRDEVIEQNVEDSQVKDEGQLVEEVNSEQEELADDEQHILEQNGSETADFKAQLQPQLDLLKKKTDEAIKRILRRKIMQDKLDD
- the RPS9B gene encoding 40S ribosomal protein uS4 (CAGL0M06501g~Ortholog(s) have structural constituent of ribosome activity and role in maturation of SSU-rRNA from tricistronic rRNA transcript (SSU-rRNA, 5.8S rRNA, LSU-rRNA), positive regulation of translational fidelity), with the translated sequence MPRAPRTYSKTYSTPKRPYESSRLDAELKLAGEFGLKNKREIYRISFQLSKIRRAARDLLTRDEKDPKRLFEGNALIRRLVRIGVLSEDKKKLDYVLALKIEDFLERRLQTQVYKLGLAKSVHHARVLITQRHIAVGKQIVNIPSFMVRLDSEKHIDFAPTSPFGGARPGRVARKNSGKASEGGDDAAEEADEE